In Rhineura floridana isolate rRhiFlo1 chromosome 1, rRhiFlo1.hap2, whole genome shotgun sequence, the following proteins share a genomic window:
- the LOC133387832 gene encoding uncharacterized protein LOC133387832 isoform X3: protein MPPKKGQGGPKGKGRAPRAEGRCPPPAAEDGGQGEGMPWTAILARLEALERGSAQPAPGRTKEPPPKRPRDKALRPVGGANAAAITSILARLDALEAGPNGAAARVPRAEAGPALSSHAAPGPQPMHGPSADNIVDGEISPAGAVGKGSAGRGTPSAMGDWRTESERAISLSVAPSTLASYQGAGRDLASFRKSRGYTQEWPIPVKHLMEFCVEGKRRGLSVRTIRGCWERLEQVSILLCGHSMIFWAGRRAVKSRIGTQLGLSQWASVRWLGRRGMRWDGLLPTLFQSAVDQAVPQLLVIHLGGRDKQLSLLFQSEANLKAVFPLIATTHLSNCFP, encoded by the exons ATGCCACCTaaaaaaggtcaaggtgggccaaaagggaagggaagggcccccagggcagagggtaggtgcccacccccagcggcggaggatgggggacaaggggaaggcatgccatggactgctATACTGGCcaggttagaagccctggagaggggctcAGCCCAGCCGGCAcctgggagaacaaaggaaccaccccccaagcggccccgGGATAAAGCGCTGCGTCCAGTCGGCGGGGCTAACGCTGCagctattacttctatcttagcacgactggacgcgctggaggcagggcctaATGGGGCCGCAGCAAGAGTGCCCAGAGCAGAAGCAGGACCAGCGTTGTCTTCACATGCAGCCCCGGGACCACAGCCCATGCATGGCCCCTCAGCAGACAACATAgtgg atggagagatttcaccagctggcgccgtgggcaagggctcagccggacgtggtacccccagcgctatgggagattggaggaccgaatcagaacgggccataagcctgtctgtggcacccagcactttggccagctaccagggggcaggtagggacctggcaagcttcaggaagtccagaggctacacccaggagtggcccatccctgtgaagcatcttatggagttctgcgtggaagggaagcggaggggactttcagtcaggaccatcagag gctgctgggaaagattggagcaagtgagcatcctcctctgcggtcacagcatgattttctgggcaggccgcagggcggtgaagtcccgcattggaacacagctggggctcagtcagtgggcctcagtgcggtggcttgggcgccgggggatgcgttgggacggtctcctgcctaccttgttccagTCAGCTGTGGACCAGGCAGTGCCCCAgctgctggtcatccacctgggag gccgcgaCAAGCAGCTTTCACTTCTCTTCCAGTCAGAAgcaaacctcaaagcagtttttcccttgattgCTACAACGCATCTCTCAAATTGTTTTCCCTGA
- the LOC133387832 gene encoding uncharacterized protein LOC133387832 isoform X2: MPPKKGQGGPKGKGRAPRAEGRCPPPAAEDGGQGEGMPWTAILARLEALERGSAQPAPGRTKEPPPKRPRDKALRPVGGANAAAITSILARLDALEAGPNGAAARVPRAEAGPALSSHAAPGPQPMHGPSADNIVDGEISPAGAVGKGSAGRGTPSAMGDWRTESERAISLSVAPSTLASYQGAGRDLASFRKSRGYTQEWPIPVKHLMEFCVEGKRRGLSVRTIRGCWERLEQVSILLCGHSMIFWAGRRAVKSRIGTQLGLSQWASVRWLGRRGMRWDGLLPTLFQSAVDQAVPQLLVIHLGGNDLGLLKGKALIEQACSDLQAIALRWPGVNLVWSDILPRRTWNCAGDPRGMGRARKKVNRQIQRAIKGLGGSVIHHPEIKHDRLELFRPDGVHLTDVGNDIFLMDLQRGVHQILIVCGVKGD, from the exons ATGCCACCTaaaaaaggtcaaggtgggccaaaagggaagggaagggcccccagggcagagggtaggtgcccacccccagcggcggaggatgggggacaaggggaaggcatgccatggactgctATACTGGCcaggttagaagccctggagaggggctcAGCCCAGCCGGCAcctgggagaacaaaggaaccaccccccaagcggccccgGGATAAAGCGCTGCGTCCAGTCGGCGGGGCTAACGCTGCagctattacttctatcttagcacgactggacgcgctggaggcagggcctaATGGGGCCGCAGCAAGAGTGCCCAGAGCAGAAGCAGGACCAGCGTTGTCTTCACATGCAGCCCCGGGACCACAGCCCATGCATGGCCCCTCAGCAGACAACATAgtgg atggagagatttcaccagctggcgccgtgggcaagggctcagccggacgtggtacccccagcgctatgggagattggaggaccgaatcagaacgggccataagcctgtctgtggcacccagcactttggccagctaccagggggcaggtagggacctggcaagcttcaggaagtccagaggctacacccaggagtggcccatccctgtgaagcatcttatggagttctgcgtggaagggaagcggaggggactttcagtcaggaccatcagag gctgctgggaaagattggagcaagtgagcatcctcctctgcggtcacagcatgattttctgggcaggccgcagggcggtgaagtcccgcattggaacacagctggggctcagtcagtgggcctcagtgcggtggcttgggcgccgggggatgcgttgggacggtctcctgcctaccttgttccagTCAGCTGTGGACCAGGCAGTGCCCCAgctgctggtcatccacctgggaggtaatgacttgggcctgttgaagggcaaggccctgatcgaacaggcatgtagtgacctccaggccattgcgctgcgctggccgggggtgaacttggtatggtctgacatcctgccgcgcaggacgtgGAATTGTGCTGGTGACCCACGGGGAATGGGCAGGGCTCGGaagaaggttaatagacagattcagagggccatcaagggcctggggggttctgtcatacaccacccagagatcaagcacgataggctggagttgttcaggccagatggcgtgcacttgactgacgtgggcaatgacatcttcctgatggacctgcagaggggtgtgcaccagattcttatcgtgtgtggggtaaagggagactaa
- the LOC133387832 gene encoding uncharacterized protein LOC133387832 isoform X4 yields the protein MPPKKGQGGPKGKGRAPRAEGRCPPPAAEDGGQGEGMPWTAILARLEALERGSAQPAPGRTKEPPPKRPRDKALRPVGGANAAAITSILARLDALEAGPNGAAARVPRAEAGPALSSHAAPGPQPMHGPSADNIVDGEISPAGAVGKGSAGRGTPSAMGDWRTESERAISLSVAPSTLASYQGAGRDLASFRKSRGYTQEWPIPVKHLMEFCVEGKRRGLSVRTIRGCWERLEQVSILLCGHSMIFWAGRRAVKSRIGTQLGLSQWASVRWLGRRGMRWDGLLPTLFQSAVDQAVPQLLVIHLGGCREKREVKKGSPHLLS from the exons ATGCCACCTaaaaaaggtcaaggtgggccaaaagggaagggaagggcccccagggcagagggtaggtgcccacccccagcggcggaggatgggggacaaggggaaggcatgccatggactgctATACTGGCcaggttagaagccctggagaggggctcAGCCCAGCCGGCAcctgggagaacaaaggaaccaccccccaagcggccccgGGATAAAGCGCTGCGTCCAGTCGGCGGGGCTAACGCTGCagctattacttctatcttagcacgactggacgcgctggaggcagggcctaATGGGGCCGCAGCAAGAGTGCCCAGAGCAGAAGCAGGACCAGCGTTGTCTTCACATGCAGCCCCGGGACCACAGCCCATGCATGGCCCCTCAGCAGACAACATAgtgg atggagagatttcaccagctggcgccgtgggcaagggctcagccggacgtggtacccccagcgctatgggagattggaggaccgaatcagaacgggccataagcctgtctgtggcacccagcactttggccagctaccagggggcaggtagggacctggcaagcttcaggaagtccagaggctacacccaggagtggcccatccctgtgaagcatcttatggagttctgcgtggaagggaagcggaggggactttcagtcaggaccatcagag gctgctgggaaagattggagcaagtgagcatcctcctctgcggtcacagcatgattttctgggcaggccgcagggcggtgaagtcccgcattggaacacagctggggctcagtcagtgggcctcagtgcggtggcttgggcgccgggggatgcgttgggacggtctcctgcctaccttgttccagTCAGCTGTGGACCAGGCAGTGCCCCAgctgctggtcatccacctgggag
- the LOC133387832 gene encoding uncharacterized protein LOC133387832 isoform X1 — protein sequence MPPKKGQGGPKGKGRAPRAEGRCPPPAAEDGGQGEGMPWTAILARLEALERGSAQPAPGRTKEPPPKRPRDKALRPVGGANAAAITSILARLDALEAGPNGAAARVPRAEAGPALSSHAAPGPQPMHGPSADNIVGPRHHFMSRNLKSVAGMESVVGEKIGKEVMAGRVLGPFTAPPIPSLRVSPLGLVPKKAPGEFRLIHHLSFPQGGSVNDFIPSDLCSVRYTSFDCAVRIVRDCGIGAHMGKCDIKSAFHLLPVHPRDFELLGFAFMGKYYVDRALPMGCSISCSVFERFSSFLQWAVRRRAGRQSVVHYLDDFLFAGPADSGACQALMEQFAGMAGELGVPLAAEKTEGPSTTLNFLGIEIDTVAQCCRLPQDKLVALKGKISEVVGAKKVTLATLQQLAGHMNFSCRVVAPGRAFLRRVYDAMSGLSRPHHHTRVTAALREDLAVWSTFLQEFNGVSLWRRDRLLEAELQVSSDASGSCGFGVIFHDSWCHGSWPQNWAQAGLTRDLTFLEFFPIVMAVHLWPDKLGNSSVHFWCDNLPTVHVINTLSSRNPNVMRLVRVFVLQCLRYNIQFLARHVPGIDNSIADALSRNQMERFHQLAPWARAQPDVVPPALWEIGGPNQNGP from the exons ATGCCACCTaaaaaaggtcaaggtgggccaaaagggaagggaagggcccccagggcagagggtaggtgcccacccccagcggcggaggatgggggacaaggggaaggcatgccatggactgctATACTGGCcaggttagaagccctggagaggggctcAGCCCAGCCGGCAcctgggagaacaaaggaaccaccccccaagcggccccgGGATAAAGCGCTGCGTCCAGTCGGCGGGGCTAACGCTGCagctattacttctatcttagcacgactggacgcgctggaggcagggcctaATGGGGCCGCAGCAAGAGTGCCCAGAGCAGAAGCAGGACCAGCGTTGTCTTCACATGCAGCCCCGGGACCACAGCCCATGCATGGCCCCTCAGCAGACAACATAgtgg GCCCCAGGCACcacttcatgtcccgcaacctcaaatcagtggcaggcatggaatcagtcgtgggagagaaaattggaaaggaggtcatggcaggccgcgtTCTGGGCCCCTTtacggcaccacccatcccttcactcagagtttccccgctgggcctcgtgcccaagaaggcaccaggtgaatttcgccttatacaccacctgtcttttccccagggtgggtcagtaaatgacttcatcccatcagacctctgctctgtccgctacacatcatttgaCTGCGCAGTTCGTATAGTTAGGGACTGCGGGATTGGCGCCcacatgggaaagtgtgacatcaaatctgccttccatctcctccctgtgcacccacgggactttgagctgttaggctttgccttcatgggcaaatattatgtggatagggcattgcctatgggctgctccatctcatgctcggtttttgagcgcttcagttctttcttgcagtgggcagtcaggagacgggcaggccggcaatcagtggtgcactatctggacgacttcctgtttgcgggccctgcagactcgggcgcCTGTCAGGCTCTTATGGAGCAGTTCGCAGGGATGGCCGGGGAACTGGGCGTTCCCCTtgcggctgagaaaactgagggcccgtccaccaCCCTCAATTttctgggcatagagatcgatacagtggcccaatgctgtaggctcccacaggataagctggtggcccttaaggggaaaatctcggaggtggttggggcaaagaaggtgacattggccacactacaacagctggcaggccatatgaacttttcatgcagggtggtagcacccggGCGCGCATTCCTGCGGCGCGTGTACGATGCCATGTCCGGCCTATCACGCCCCCACCACCACACGCGTGTTACTGCcgctctccgggaggacctggcagtttggtccaccttcctgcaggaattcaatggggtctccttatggagaagggatcgcctgttggaagcggagctacaggtgagctccgacgcctcaggttcctgcggttttggggtcattttccatgactcatggtgtcatggcagctggccacagaactgggcacaggctggcctgaccagagacctgacctttttggagttcttccccattgtcatggccgtacacctttggcccgacaagctgggcaattcctcagtccacttttggtgcgacaacctccctacggtgcatgtcatcaacaccctgtcctctagaaaccccaacgttatgcggCTGGTTCGTgtgttcgtgctccaatgtcttcgctataatatacagttccttgcacgccatgtcccgggtattgataatagtattgctgatgctctatcacggaaccagatggagagatttcaccagctggcgccgtgggcaagggctcagccggacgtggtacccccagcgctatgggagattggaggaccgaatcagaacgggccataa